The Pseudomonadota bacterium region TTCCAATATGCCGGGCGTTGTACCGAAAACATCAACACTTGCATTAACAAATGCAACTTTGCCATATGCTATCAAGATTGCAAATAAGGGATGGAAAAAAGCATTTAAAGAAAATACCGAGATCAGATCCGGTGCTAACATAGTGTGTGGAAAAATAACATGCAAGGGCGTGGCCGAAGCATTTGGCATGGAATACTCAAAACTATAGGGAGTGTGTATTGGCTGAAAATATTCTTTGGGCTGAGATTGATCTAAAAGCAATTGCTCATAATATACGTGAATTAAGGCGGATTACAAATCCTGATTCACTTCTTATGGCTGTAGTAAAAGCAAATGCATATGGTCATGGGTCTTTCGAGGTTGCGCGCTGTGCTCTTGATAGCGGAGCCGATTATTTAGGTGTTGCCCGGATAGAAGAGGCAATATTATTAAGAGAAAAGAAAATTGATGCTCCGATTTTAATTTTCGGATTTACGCAACCGGCTCATTATGAAGATATTTTAAAGTACAACCTTATTCAAACTGTCTGCTCTTATTCTTTTGCTAAATCTCTTTCTTTATTTGCATTATCAAAAAACAGAAAAATCAAGGTACATCTTAAGATAGATACAGGTATGGGAAGAATCGGAATATTGCCCGATTGTTTCAGAAGCTACGATAAAAACGGAATTAAACCTGAAAGCGCGCTGGCTGAAGTTGAATCAATTGCCAGGCTTTCCGGCATTGAAGCAGAAGGGATATATACCCATTTTTCAATGGCAGATAGTTTTGACAAATCATTTGCACTAAAGCAGTTTGAAATATTTACTGAATTTACAGATCAGCTTAAGTCAAAAAACATTGAGTTTAAGCTTAAGCATGCTGCAAACAGTGCGGCAATTATTGATTTGCCGCAAACCCATCTTGATATGGTTCGTGCCGGAATATCAATCTATGGACTTTATCCATCTGAAGAAGTAAATAAAAATAAAATATCTTTACAGCCTGCCATGTCTCTTAAAGCAGTAATTGCACAAATAAAAGATGTTGCTGCCGGGTTCAAAGTCAGCTATGGAGCAACCTATGAAGCAGCCAGAAAAACAACCATTGCCACAGTTCCGGTCGGATATGCCGACGGATACAACAGGCTTCTTTCTTCGCGAGGTTCCATGCTTGTTTGCGGGCAGAAAGCTCCAATAGCCGGGCGTGTATGCATGGATTTGACTATGATAGATTTAGGCGATATGCCGGAAGTAAAAGAAGGCGATGAAGTTGTGATTTTTGGTAAACAGCAGGGCAATTCTATTACAGTTGATGAAATAGCATCCATGCTAAACACCATTAACTATGAGATTGTTACATCGGTTTCGGATCGCGTGAAAAGAGTGTATCTGAAATAGTTGAAAGATCGGAAGATTTGCTTTATCAAACCGCTCAATGGTTAATTTCAATATTCATTCTTTGATTGTATCTTATAATGAAGTCTGCTATTTTAATAGTAATCTCAGAAAAAGTGAATCGCCGATTGTGGTTGAAATAATTTCATGTCGATTTTCAATTGCTTTGTTTGGCATATCCTGAATTCTGTAAAATCACTTCACCCATACTCCCCTATACCTTTTGCTGTTGAGGAGGTTTTAGATGTTAATAAAATCTGATTATAAGTCAGGTTCAAATTCTTTTGTGATAGGACTCAAACTGCTTGGCCTCATTGCCGGTATCGAATTGCTCATTATGCTTTCTTTCTCTTTCTTACAAGTTAATAAATGGATGTCTCCCCATATGATGAGTTTTGCCGATACTTTGTTGTTGAGCATTTTGTCGGCTTTAACAATTTATATTGTGGTCGTCCGGCCCATGAAGACCCTGAATGAATTCACATGTATTGAAACAGATTTGGAAGAATCAGAAAAAAGATACAGACGTCTCTTCGAAACATCCAATGACGGTATCATGATTCTCGATTTTGAAACAGGACAGGTTAAGGATGTAAATCCGTTTCTTTTGAGTTTATTCGACGCTGAACATGAAGAGTTTATAGGAAAAGAATTTTCGCAAATCCGCTACTTTAATGATTTTGATAAAAAGGGGACAGCACTAAGAGAGTTGCGGGAAAAAGGTCTTGTTCATTACGATGGGGTAATCCTTGAAACTGTTGATGGACGGCAAGTCATCACGGAGTTTGTCGGAAATGTTTATCAGGAAGGCTCTTATAAGGTCATCCAACTTAATTTCCGCGATATTACTGATAGAAAAAAAGCTGAAGATGAACTGATTGACCGGGCACGTCAAGCAACATTGGGAGCTGAAATTGGAAAAGCGCTTGTGCAGCAAGAGGACTTGAGAACTTTATTGCAACTCTGCACAGAGTCTATAGTTAAAAACCTTGATGCAGCCTTTGCGCGAATCTGGATATTTCAAGAAAATATAAATGCACTTCACTTAATGGCAAGTGCCGGAATGTATACGCATATCGATGGTAACCATAAAAGTATACCGATCGGAAAATATAAGATTGGCAAAATAGCTGAAAATAAAAAGCCACATTTGACCAATACGGTGATCGGAGATCCTCAGATAAGTGATCAGGAATGGGCAAAGCTGGAAAAGATGGTGGCCTTTGCCGGACATCCTCTTGTAGTTGGTGAAAAGCTGGTGGGTGTGATGGCGATGTTTTCAAAAAAACCGCTTCAGGAGTCGGCTCTTACGGCACTATCATCAATTTCGGATGAAATTGCTTTAGGTATAGAGCGGAAAAAGGCTGAGGACAGGATACACTTTCTCGCATACTATGATAATCTGACAAATTTACCAAACAGATATTTCTTTAAAGAACTCGTAAAAAAGACGATTGAATATGCAAATCGTTATAAACATACATTTTCTGTTGCCATAATTGATTTAGATGATTTTAACCGAATAAATGATACTCTTGGAAATATAATCGGAGATAAATTTCTTAAGATTGTATCTTCAAGGCTTTTAAATACCTTGCGAAGCAGCGATTTTGTGTCACGTATATTTGATGAAGAAGAACCCATAGCCCGGATGGGTGGCGATGAATTCATTGTACTGTTACACGGGCTTGATGATACCGAAAATTACGTCCATGTTGCTCACCGTATCCTCAACGAACTGTCACAAGCCTATGAACTGGATGGCAGTGAAGTCTTTATAACCGCCAGCATCGGCATAGCTGTGTATCCTGATGACGGCAAAGATGTTGAAAATCTCATCAAAAACGCAGATACAGCAATGCATTATGCAAAGAAAAGGGGGAAAAACAACTTTCAATTCTATTCGAAATCAATGAATGAAAACGCCCTTGAACTTCTGACGCTGGAAACCAATCTTCGCAGGGCTATCGAGCGGCAGGAATTTCTGCTCTATTACCAACCGCAGGTGGATTTAGCTACAAGAACAATAATCGGAATGGAAGCGCTTATACGATGGAAAACACCGGAGGGGAATTTGATTTCGCCGGCTAAATTTATTCCATTGGCTGAAGCCAATGGACTTATCGTGCCGATCAGCAAATTTGTTTTGCAAACCGGATGCCTTCAAAATAAAAAGTGGCAGGAAGCCTGTTCAAAAAGGATTAGTGTGGCAATAAACGTGTCCGCGCGACAGTTCGGACAAAAAGGTTTCGTCCAGGAGGTCTTAACAGTTATAGAGGATATCAAGCTTGATCCACAATATCTCGAGCTGGAAATTACAGAAACAACTATCATGACAGATCCCAAAAGGGCTGTCAGTAACCTGGAACAATTGAAAGATGCGGGTATTAAGATTTCGTTAGATGACTTTGGCACAGGGTATTCGTCACTCAATTATTTACAACGGTTGCCTCTCGATGTTGTGAAAATCGACATTTCTTTCATAAGGAACGTTGTATCAAATTCTAATGATGCTGCGATTGTTAAGACAATTATAGCTATGGCGCATAATCTGAATTTGAAGGTTATCGCCGAAGGAGTAGAGGATGAAAATCAATTAGAATTCTTAAGAAAGCATGACTGTGATATGATACAAGGGTATTTATTCAGTCCTCCGGTACCAGCGGAAGATTTTTTTGATTTATTGACCCGATAATAAAATCGTCAGCAAGTATACCAATGAAAAGATTAAAGATGATATAATGGGCACAACACTTTCCGCACTTGTTTTATTGGGTAGTAAAGCACTTATTGCTCATGTTGGCGATAGCAGGATATATCGTTTCAGAGACAATGCAATGGTTCAATTAACAAAGGATCATACCTTCGTGCAGCAGCAGTTAGAAACAGGTAATGTGACTGTAATTGTGGTAGAAGTTTAATCTCTTTGGACTTATGGAAAAGAACCAAATGAAATTATTTAAAATCGGCGCTGTCCTGAATGATAAGTGGGTGATATTGGAATTTATCGGAAAAGGGGCGATGGGTGAAGTCTACCGGGCTCATCAGCTTAATTTAAACAGGGATGTAGCCATCAAAGTTATCTCCCAGGAGCTTTTGCAAACCCTTGATGATGACGAAATGATGGAAGCCGCTTTGTGCCGGTTTCGCAGGGAAGTGCAAGCATTAGCTCAAATTCGGCATCCCAATATTCTTCAAATCTATGACTATGGTTCAGGATTAGCAGATCTGGCAAAAGATGATACATTTGTTGAATTTATTGTTATGGAATATATTCCCGGCGCCACATTTCGTTATGCCATGCCGGAAGAAGGGTTCTACCCTGATGATGATACTGAACAAGTCATTAATTGGCTGGATAAGTACTTTTTGAAGGTTTTGGACGGGGTTAAGATACTTCATGATAATGGTATTGTGCATCGGGATATTAAACCTGAAAACATACTTATGGATGATAATATACCTAAAATCGCTGATTTCGGATTGGCTCGATCCAACCGATGGAAACCTGTAACTCATTCAGTAGATAGCATGGGAACACCTGCCTATATGTCACCGGAACAATTTATGGATTTTCGAATGGCAGGCAATCAGGCGGACATCTATTCCTTAGGAAAAATCCTTTATGAAGCAGTATGCGGCAAAATGAATCAGGGCGTTATTCCGTTTAGACAAGCAAGTATAAATAATCCGGAAAAGGAATTTTTCAAGGAATTAAACCTGGTAATCCAGAAAGCAACGGCTGAAAAAAAAGAAGATCGCTTTCAATCAGTTTCTGAATTGTATAATTCCCTTCTGGATCTGATAAATGCGGATAAACAAAGAAAAGAATTTAACGGGGATAAAAACAAGACTGTAAAATCCGGATTTTATCAACCTAAATGGATATGGACAGGGGTGATAATAGCGATTGCATCTATTATTTCAATGAGTATTTGGCACTTAATCGGCGAGCCGGGAATAAAACAAAAAGCATCCGAAATCAGCGAAAACGCAGAAAACCATACATTTAAAACTCCTATGTTCAAACCGTACCCTATACAATTAAAACCAAAAGAACTGTTGGGTTATGATGGTATTAATATGAAACTTATAAACGGAGGTGATTTTGCTACAGATGCTGAAGCAGTCAATTCAAAAAATAGTACTTCCAAAGTACAATCTTTTTACATAGATGAATTCGAAGTGACCTATTTTAACTATGTAGAATTTTTAAATGCTGTAAAGAAACGTTTGAATGTTGAAAATGGACTTGTTAAACAAAATGAAGAAATTTGGTTTTATATGGGTGATGGAACAAAACCTTATGAACAGATCATTTACCAGCACAATATGTTTCACTTGCGTGATCCGCAAAGAGCTGCCAACTCAGTTGTTCGGGTAACCTGGTATGGCGCTATGGCTTACGCAGAATATTATGGGAAACGGCTGTTAACTGAAAATGAGTTGGCGTATCTGATAAAAAACGACTGGTCGCCTTTGAGAAAGATTAGGAAAAAAGAAAAGACCGAACCGGTTTACGATAATTCCAAAAATATAATGCAATCTCATAACATGACCAGTATGGGCAACGGAAATGAATCGTCGGTAGAAACAGATTTAAGCAATACACCATCCAAACTATGGTCGGCAAAAATAAATTCCAATGATACAAAGACGCCTTATTTCAGTATAACCGTCGACAAATTGACTTCAAATGGCGTGGTTATCCAAAATGAAAGCTACCCGTGGGAAGCTTTTCCGGAGGTTGGGTTCAGATGTGCATTGAGTGTTGATAGCTATAAATGAACTCATGCCGGGCTTGCGCCAACAGGTCTATCGCGCCGGGTCTTTCTGACGTTACACCCCCGTTGCTGACCTGAGTTAACCAAACCACAAGGGAGGCAGAGATATGAGCACAAAACTAATTTCAGAAAAAAATCAGCATAAAGATCCTGTCTGCAACATGAGTGTATCAAGTGACTCCGAATACAATTACCTTTATGCAGACAAGCAGTATTATTTCTGCAGTGAGCATTGCCTCCATAAATTTAAAGAACATCCGCAACAATATCTGGATAAGGAAAGCTCACCATCTTCCGAAACAAATGGCGAGTTAATTTACACTTGCCCCATGCACCCTGAAATTCAACAGCAGGGACATGGCAGTTGTCCAAAGTGCGGTATGGCTCTGGAACCAATGAAAGCAGCAGCAGCTAAAACCGGGTACACCTGTCCCATGCATCCTGAAGTGATGCAAGACCATCCCGGTAATTGCCCCAAGTGTGGTATGGCTCTGGAACCGGTTACAGTCAGCGGTGAAGAAAAAAATGAAGAACTAATCGACATGAACCGTCGCTTTTGGGTCTGCACCGTACTGGCCTTACCGGTCTTTTTCCTGGCCATGATTGCTGATTTGATGCCTGCCTGGTTACCCAATTGGATTTCGATGCAAACGGTTCAATGGATTGAATTTGCGCTGGCATCACCTGTTGTATTATGGGGAGGGTGGCCGTTTTTTGTTCGAGGCTGGCAATCAATCAAGACATGGAATCTCAACATGTTTACCTTGATCTCACTGGGTGTTTCAGTAGCATGGTTATATAGCGTAACGGCTTTATTGTTTCCACGGATTTTCCCTCCCGTCATGCAGATGGAAGATGGCTTGGTAGCTGTCTACTTTGAAGCAGCAGCCGTGATTACTGTCCTGGTGCTTTTGGGACAAGTACTTGAATTACGTGCCCGCTCACGGACCAATGCGGCCATTCAGATGTTGCTCGGCCTCGCTCCGAATACGGCACGCATCGTACGAAATGATGGAACGGAAGAAGATATTTCACTTGAAAAGGTACAACCAGGCGATATCTTGCGTATTCGTCCCGGCGAGAAAGTGCCTGTAGACGGTAAGGTCATTGACGGTGAAAGCAACGTAGACGAATCCATGGTTACAGGTGAACCCATTCCTGTGGGAAAGTCGGCCGGTGAAAAACTCATCGGCGCGACGGTTAACGGAACGGGCAGTTTGTTGATGCAGGCGGAAAAAGTCGGCTCCGATACCTTGCTGGCACAAATTGTTAATATGGTGGCCGAAGCACAACGCTCACGAGCACCAATTCAGAAATTGGCAGATGTCGTGGCAGGTTATTTTGTACCCGCGGTGGTTGGCGTTGCCGTGGTTGCATTCATCGCCTGGTGGATGTGGGGACCGGAGCCTCGTCTGGCACATGCCGTTGTTAATGCCGTTGCTGTGCTTATAATCGCCTGTCCATGTGCATTGGGACTTGCTACACCTGTTTCTATCATGGTGGGAACGGGACGGGGCGCTATGGCCGGAGTCTTGCTCAAGAATGCCGAAGCGTTGGAGGTCATGGAAAAAGTCGATATCCTGGTTGTGGACAAGACCGGCACGCTGACCGAAGGCAAACCAAAGCTGGTCGCTGTGCAGGCAGAAGCTGGGTTTTCAGATGATCAAATATTACGTATAGCCGCAAGCCTCGAACGCGCCAGTGAGCACCCGTTGGCGGAAGCGATCGTACGTGGAGCGGAAGAAAAGGGAATTGAGCTGGTTAAGGCCAATAGCTTCAAGTCTATTACAGGAAAAGGCGTTACGGGCGAAGTTGATGGATATACGGTGGCAGCAGGTAACGTAAAACTGCTGGAAAGCATAGGTATCAACATGGGCGACTTATCACAACAAGCGGACAAACAACGCATCGAAGGTAATACAGTGATGTTGATTGCCATTAATGGCAAAGCAGCGGGTTTAATCGGCGTTGCTGACCCCATCAAAGACTCGACAGCCGAAGCCATTCGTGATTTGCATGCAGAAGGTATCAGGGTAGTGATGCTTACCGGTGACAGCAAAACCACCGCAAAAGCCGTTGCCGGCAAACTGGGGATCGACCAGGTACATGCCGAAGTATTGCCTGAACAAAAAGCCGAACTCATTAAGCAGCTTCAGGCAGATGGCCATATCGTTGCCATGGCAGGCGATGGCATTAATGATGCCCCTGCACTGGCGCAAGCCCAAGTCGGTATTGCCATGGGTACAGGTACTGATGTGGCAATTGAAAGCGCTGGCGTCACTTTAGTCAAAGGCGATTTGCGGGGTATCGTCAGAGCCAGACGATTAAGCCGGGCCACCATGCGTAATATCAGACAGAATTTATTCTTTGCTTTCGTTTACAACACGGTGGGTATTCCAATTGCCGCTGGAGTGTTGTACCCATTCTTTGGAATACTGTTGTCTCCAATGATAGCTGCAGCAGCAATGAGCTTCAGCTCAGTTTCCGTGATTAGTAATTCGCTCAGACTTAAACGTGCGCAATTATAAAACGTGAAAAATATTGCTCTCTATTGCATACCATGTCTCTTAAAGCAGTAATTACATAAATAAAAGATGTTGCTGCCGGGTTCAAAGTCAGCTATGAAGCAACCTATGAAGCAGCCAGACAAACAACCATTAATTATGAGATCGTAACATCGGTTTCGGATCGCGTAAAAAGAGTGTATCTGAAATAGTTGAAAGGAAAGTATATGATAAAACATGTTGTTGTAATAAAGTTTAAAAAAGAAGTTGGTAAAAATGAGATAGATAAACTTGAAAAAAAGCTGGGAGCTTTATCCGAAAAAATTCCGGAGATCACATATTATAAATTTGGATGTGATGTTCTGCACTCCGAAAGATCTTACGATTTTGCTATAGTATCTGTTTTTGTGGACTTGGATTCATTGGGTAAATACACGGTGCACCCGATGCATCAGGAAGTGGGTGGAGTGATTAAAGAGATGAGTGACAGTACTATTGTTGTGGATTTTGAGTTCTAGTATTCTTCTGCCGAAGGAACATTTTTTCTGATTTTTTTTATTGTGCTTCGGCGATGCTTTGCTTCGAGCCGTTTTTTTCTTGAAGCAATGGATGGATTTGTTCTGATACGCTTCTTTTGTATCTCAGCTGCTTTTTGTATTAATTTAACAAGGCGGTCTGTTGCATCTTTTCGGTTTTTTATCTGGTCGCGGAATCGTTTGGCATTTATTATAAGTATGCCTTCAGATGAAACTTTTTTTCCTGAAATCTGAATGAGCCTGTTGCGCACATCATCGGGCAGTGAAGGAGAGTTTTTTACATTAAAGCGGAGCTGGACGGCAGATGCCACCTTGTTAACATTTTGACCGCCCGGTCCCGAAGCCTGAATGAATTCTTCTTTTATTTCATCTTCTGAAATTGATATTTGATCTGTAATTTGAATCATTGGAGTATCCGGCGTGATTTCAGATAATGTTTTTTCCAGTAAGGATTGGAAAGCCTGGAAACAGTTACCCCTTTGCTGCTTGAAGTGTGGGCAAATTCTCCTTTTCCGATATAAATTCCTACATGTCTTTTATACCGCGGAGGATCAAAAAAAACCAGATCACCTGCTTTAAGCTTACGGTTTTCAACAGTTTCATTATACCTGGCTGTAGAATCTGTTTCTATCCCGTATTTTGCAGCACACCCTGAAATAAGCAACAGCAAAAAACAAACAAAGAATATATTTTTACATGCATTCATTTGTAAACCAGCATATCAAAAGTGATAATGAGAAGCAATATTTGCTTTTTCCTTATCACATAAGGTATCATGCGATCACTCGTTTGTATGCTTACTGAAATTCAAACAGGAATGGTAGGTTAAGGCTTTGAATTTAAATATAAATAAAGGGAAAAGAACCCTGATGAAAAAGATTATTGTAGCATGTTTAGGTCTTATATCGCTTCTCTATCTTCTTAATATCGGCGTCGGAATAATTGAAATTATTCCTGACAATATTCCATTTGTAGGGAATTTAGATGAAGGAGGTGCCGCTTTGCTGCTTTTGATGTGTTTGCGGTATTTTGGCTTTGATCTGACGAAAATCTTCGAAAAGATGACCAAAACAAATAATGATATAATACCAAAAAGTGATTAATAATGCGTTATACTGATGATAAACAAATATATAGGCCTGATTTGCATTATAAAAACCAGACGAAATCAAAGGATGCTGGTATTTTTGCAACTTTAGGTTTCAAGGATAATATCCTATGGCGTTAATCAGCATGCAGGATGTGAGTTGGGGCCTGGGAGGTACACCATTACTCGACAAAGTAAGCCTGCAAATTGAAAAGGGCGAACGTATCTGCCTGCTCGGGCGAAACGGTGTAGGCAAATCGAGCCTGATCAAGCTTATAAACGGCAGTCTGTTGCAAGACAGCGGAGAAATCAGATTCCAGCAGGGTGCGACCACAGCTATTTTAGAGCAGGAAGTACCCTGCCAATCCGAAGGCTCTGTTTTCGATATGGTAGCTCTTGGCTTGGGACATAAAGGCGAAACTCTTATCCAGTACCGCCGCTTATCCGACAACCTTGTGACAGATAACCCTGAGCACCTTTCCCTGTACGAAACGCTACAGCATCAGATGGATGCTGCCAATGGATGGGTGTTGGCACCTCAAATCGAAGATTTGCTGGCGCGTGCAGGGCTTGATCCAGAATTGGATTTTGCCTCTCTTTCCGCAGGCATGAAACGCCGTACAATGCTTTGCCGTGCCATGATCCGGCAACCCGATATACTTCTTTTGGACGAACCCACCAACCATCTGGATATCGACACTATCGTCTGGATGGAGGACTATATTGCCAAAAACGTTCAAACCTTGCTCTTTGTATCCCATGACCGGGCATTTGTAAAAAGAATCGCAAACCGCATTCTTGAGCTGGATCGAGGCCGCTTGATCTCCTACGCCTGCAATTATGATACTTATTTAAAACGCAGAGAAGAAGATGCCCAAAGCGAGGCAAACCAAAACAGGCGATTCGACAAAAAGCTTTCGGCAGAAGAGGTCTGGATTCGCCAGGGCATAAAAGCCCGCCGGACAAGAAACGAAGGACGCGTTCGTGCTTTACAAAAATTGCGGGAAGCTTTTCGGGCGCGCCGGGCACAAATTGGCCGTGCGAACATGAAGACCCAGGATGTCGAACGAAGTGGCAAGCTGGTCATCGAAGCCAAAGAAATTTTATTTTCTTATGCCGATGTGCCATATATCAAGGGTTTTAGCACTGTAATTATGAGAGGGGATAAAATAGGGCTTATTGGTCCCAATGGTTCGGGTAAAACCACCCTGCTTAAAATACTGCTTAACGAAATCGCTCCGGATAGTGGCAGTATCCGTCACGGCACCAAGCTTCAGGTAGCCTATTTTGATCAATTGCGACTTTTGCTTGATGAAAACAAAACCGTAGTTCAAAATATTGGCGAAGGAAATGATTTTATAGAATTTAATGGACAAAACCGCCATGTGATTTCCTATCTTCAGGATTTTTTATTTCCTCCCGAACGTTCTCGTACACCGGTACACATCCTTTCCGGTGGTGAAAAAAATCGCCTGCTGCTTGCAAAGATGTTTGCCAAACCGGCCAATTTACTTGTTATGGATGAGCCAACAAACGATCTGGATGCAGAAACACTGGAGCTTTTAGAAGATCTGCTGTTAGACTACACAGGAACCCTTTTGCTTGTAAGCCATGACCGTAGCTTTTTAAATAACGTGGTCACAAGCACTTTTGCCTTTGAGGGAAACGGCACAGTGCGTGAATACCCCGGTGGTTATGATGACTGGCTGGCCCAACGCCAGGTTATAGAGTCTTTACCCAAACAGGAAAATAAAACATCAAAGCCCCGTGTTTTAAAAAACAAACCGGAAAAACCCCGCAAACTGGGATTTAAGGAGCAACGGGACTTAGAAATCATGCCACGGGTAATCGACGAATTGGAAACTGAACAAAAGCAGCTTTTCGCCAATATGTCAGATCCGGCTTTTTACAAAAAAGATAAAGTTGAAATCGATGCCATTACAAAACGCCTGAAAGTAATTGAGACGGAAATCTTAGCTGCTTATAAGCGCTGGGAAAAGCTGGATGCCATTGCCGGGGCTTTGGAATAGAAGAAAATATTTTTCAGGCAAACGGCCACAACAAAGCTATTATGCCTGCAATTATAAAATGAGATTCTACAAGAAATTCCAGCTTCGTTCCTGAAAGCATATAGCCCTCAATATGTTTTAAGAGAATCAAAAACAAAGATAAAGGACATAGAAAAAGAATAAAACCAAGATTTGTGATAATATTAAATGCACCCGATACAAGCAAAAGCGCAACCATCGAAATAAGAATAGCCTTTAAAAGGCGTATAGTGCGTTCTTCTCCTATGATTATTGGAATTGTTTCCCTGCCTACAATGCGGTCGCCTTGCATATCAAGAATATCAAAAAAGGAGGTTCTCACAAAAGCCATGCACACAGACCATGTGAAAACCAGAATAATTCCGGGGCTGGCTTTTAAACACAAGGCAGGCAGAAGTGAAGTTACAACACCCCATGCAGCAGAAATCAGAACTGTTTTAGAGCCTGGGATATCTCTTATGCTTCTGTATTTGCCCTTTGTTATTTTTTCCGGGATAATCCTCAAATTGTAGGAAAGACCCATTATGCTGATAGATGAAAGAACAATAAATGGAGTAAGACCTATAGAATATGCAGTTAAAATGCCTGCACCTCCCGCCGAAATTGCGAGAAAGGCAAGTGGTATTTTATACTTGTTGTAAAAAACCGCTCTGTCCGGATCATTGTAATAATCGGCGTTCATGCCTATAAGATTGTTTATTACATGCATTGAAAAAATATAAAGCATTGACATAACCACATATGGAAAATAATTTGAAGCACCCAGCAGTTTGATGTTTGCATAACAAAGACATCCGGCTCCTATAGATACATAGATATTTCCTATAAACAAAGAATATTGTATATTGTAAAGTTGCTTGCGCCAGCCACGCGCCTTGTTATATGAAAGATCTTCTAAAGATCTGTAAACTCTTTTAATCAACCAGTTTGGTGTAGAAGCACCTGCTGTTATTCCGATATTTTTGGCAGAAGAAAGAGATGCCAGGTCAAGCTCGGATTCCGTTTCAATCTGATAAGCCGGCTTTCCGGCCTGTATAGCTGCTTCTGTAAGCCTTTGTGTATTTCCGCTGTTATGTCCCCCAACTACAACTATTGCATCAACTTGTTCTGCAAGTTCTTTTACTTCAGCTTGCCTCATGGATGTTGAGTTGCAGATAGTATCATAAAGCTTAAAATGAGGGTAATTACTTGCAACTAATTGCTTTACTTTTTCATAAAAATGGATGTTTTGTGTAGT contains the following coding sequences:
- a CDS encoding DUF1232 domain-containing protein — translated: MKKIIVACLGLISLLYLLNIGVGIIEIIPDNIPFVGNLDEGGAALLLLMCLRYFGFDLTKIFEKMTKTNNDIIPKSD
- a CDS encoding Dabb family protein; this encodes MIKHVVVIKFKKEVGKNEIDKLEKKLGALSEKIPEITYYKFGCDVLHSERSYDFAIVSVFVDLDSLGKYTVHPMHQEVGGVIKEMSDSTIVVDFEF
- the arfB gene encoding aminoacyl-tRNA hydrolase encodes the protein MIQITDQISISEDEIKEEFIQASGPGGQNVNKVASAVQLRFNVKNSPSLPDDVRNRLIQISGKKVSSEGILIINAKRFRDQIKNRKDATDRLVKLIQKAAEIQKKRIRTNPSIASRKKRLEAKHRRSTIKKIRKNVPSAEEY
- a CDS encoding ATP-binding cassette domain-containing protein; this translates as MALISMQDVSWGLGGTPLLDKVSLQIEKGERICLLGRNGVGKSSLIKLINGSLLQDSGEIRFQQGATTAILEQEVPCQSEGSVFDMVALGLGHKGETLIQYRRLSDNLVTDNPEHLSLYETLQHQMDAANGWVLAPQIEDLLARAGLDPELDFASLSAGMKRRTMLCRAMIRQPDILLLDEPTNHLDIDTIVWMEDYIAKNVQTLLFVSHDRAFVKRIANRILELDRGRLISYACNYDTYLKRREEDAQSEANQNRRFDKKLSAEEVWIRQGIKARRTRNEGRVRALQKLREAFRARRAQIGRANMKTQDVERSGKLVIEAKEILFSYADVPYIKGFSTVIMRGDKIGLIGPNGSGKTTLLKILLNEIAPDSGSIRHGTKLQVAYFDQLRLLLDENKTVVQNIGEGNDFIEFNGQNRHVISYLQDFLFPPERSRTPVHILSGGEKNRLLLAKMFAKPANLLVMDEPTNDLDAETLELLEDLLLDYTGTLLLVSHDRSFLNNVVTSTFAFEGNGTVREYPGGYDDWLAQRQVIESLPKQENKTSKPRVLKNKPEKPRKLGFKEQRDLEIMPRVIDELETEQKQLFANMSDPAFYKKDKVEIDAITKRLKVIETEILAAYKRWEKLDAIAGALE
- a CDS encoding C40 family peptidase; this encodes MNACKNIFFVCFLLLLISGCAAKYGIETDSTARYNETVENRKLKAGDLVFFDPPRYKRHVGIYIGKGEFAHTSSSKGVTVSRLSNPYWKKHYLKSRRILQ
- a CDS encoding heavy metal translocating P-type ATPase, which codes for MSTKLISEKNQHKDPVCNMSVSSDSEYNYLYADKQYYFCSEHCLHKFKEHPQQYLDKESSPSSETNGELIYTCPMHPEIQQQGHGSCPKCGMALEPMKAAAAKTGYTCPMHPEVMQDHPGNCPKCGMALEPVTVSGEEKNEELIDMNRRFWVCTVLALPVFFLAMIADLMPAWLPNWISMQTVQWIEFALASPVVLWGGWPFFVRGWQSIKTWNLNMFTLISLGVSVAWLYSVTALLFPRIFPPVMQMEDGLVAVYFEAAAVITVLVLLGQVLELRARSRTNAAIQMLLGLAPNTARIVRNDGTEEDISLEKVQPGDILRIRPGEKVPVDGKVIDGESNVDESMVTGEPIPVGKSAGEKLIGATVNGTGSLLMQAEKVGSDTLLAQIVNMVAEAQRSRAPIQKLADVVAGYFVPAVVGVAVVAFIAWWMWGPEPRLAHAVVNAVAVLIIACPCALGLATPVSIMVGTGRGAMAGVLLKNAEALEVMEKVDILVVDKTGTLTEGKPKLVAVQAEAGFSDDQILRIAASLERASEHPLAEAIVRGAEEKGIELVKANSFKSITGKGVTGEVDGYTVAAGNVKLLESIGINMGDLSQQADKQRIEGNTVMLIAINGKAAGLIGVADPIKDSTAEAIRDLHAEGIRVVMLTGDSKTTAKAVAGKLGIDQVHAEVLPEQKAELIKQLQADGHIVAMAGDGINDAPALAQAQVGIAMGTGTDVAIESAGVTLVKGDLRGIVRARRLSRATMRNIRQNLFFAFVYNTVGIPIAAGVLYPFFGILLSPMIAAAAMSFSSVSVISNSLRLKRAQL